From a single Litorilinea aerophila genomic region:
- a CDS encoding YbgA family protein — protein sequence MQTDPRPESQPPETLPPASPVSGRPRPAATTESTAWSFPRPRLVVSRCLNFHHCRYDGSLIPNSIIASLQDYVEFVPICPEVEIGLGVPRPPVRLVQGEGEIRLVQPDTGRDLTQAMAEFSTTFLGSLPPVDGFILKNRSPSCAIQDARVHVEAGARGGAPGRRPGLFGAAVLARFPLLPVEDEGRLTNRAIREHFFTVIFALARLRQVEASGKMAALVEFHSRYKLLLMGLDQLRTRELGRIVANHARLSFPVVVARYRTALQWAFQQPPARPAMVNVLMHALGYFSRQLHPREKGYFLEMLNEYREGRLPLSTPVGVLRAWVVRFQDPYLAGQALFHPFPTPLVDLNDSGKGRSA from the coding sequence ATGCAAACCGACCCACGTCCCGAGTCCCAGCCGCCGGAGACGTTGCCCCCTGCTTCCCCGGTATCCGGCCGCCCCAGGCCGGCAGCCACAACCGAGAGTACGGCCTGGTCCTTCCCCCGTCCCAGGCTGGTGGTCAGCCGCTGCCTGAATTTTCACCACTGCCGCTACGACGGCAGCCTCATTCCCAACAGCATCATCGCATCCCTGCAGGACTATGTGGAGTTCGTGCCCATCTGCCCGGAGGTGGAGATCGGCCTGGGTGTGCCCCGGCCGCCCGTCCGCCTGGTGCAAGGCGAAGGGGAGATCCGGCTGGTCCAGCCCGACACCGGCCGGGATCTGACCCAGGCCATGGCGGAGTTCAGCACCACCTTCCTGGGCAGCCTGCCGCCGGTGGATGGTTTCATCCTGAAGAACCGCTCGCCCTCCTGCGCCATTCAGGACGCCCGGGTCCATGTGGAAGCAGGGGCCAGGGGTGGCGCCCCAGGCCGACGCCCGGGGCTCTTCGGCGCCGCGGTGCTGGCACGCTTCCCTCTGCTGCCGGTGGAGGATGAAGGCCGGCTGACCAACCGGGCCATCCGGGAGCATTTCTTCACCGTCATCTTCGCCCTGGCCCGCCTGCGCCAGGTGGAGGCAAGCGGGAAGATGGCCGCGCTGGTGGAGTTCCACAGCCGCTACAAGCTGCTCCTCATGGGGCTGGACCAGCTCCGGACGCGGGAATTGGGCCGCATCGTAGCCAACCACGCTCGCCTCTCCTTCCCTGTGGTGGTGGCCCGCTATCGCACGGCCCTGCAATGGGCGTTTCAGCAGCCACCGGCCCGCCCGGCCATGGTGAATGTACTGATGCACGCCCTGGGCTACTTCTCTCGCCAGCTCCACCCCAGGGAAAAAGGCTACTTTTTGGAGATGTTGAACGAATATCGGGAGGGGCGGTTGCCCCTGAGCACGCCGGTGGGGGTGTTGCGGGCCTGGGTGGTCCGCTTTCAGGATCCCTACCTGGCCGGCCAGGCCCTCTTTCACCCCTTCCCCACCCCGCTGGTGGATCTGAACGACTCCGGCAAAGGACGCTCCGCCTGA
- a CDS encoding phytoene/squalene synthase family protein, translating into MTAQTSAWEERLLQQALPHLALHLPRSSQPIPSDPTLRRAYRHCARIAARHSRSFTWASALLPPAKRQAIRALYAFCRTTDDLVDRPQGEPTRQLEAWEQRLAHPDPDDPVPWAWADTRVRHAVPDAYARQLIHGVSRDLYQHRYETFADLAVYCYGVASTVGLMSMHIVGFAGPEAVPYAVKLGVALQLTNILRDVAEDYRNGRIYLPQAELAAFGLDETDLARGVVTPAWRAFMQMQIARNRRLYAEAWPGIRLLNPDGRLAIAAAADLYRAILDDIEAHDYDVFSRRAHIGTWAKVRRVARLWLLHK; encoded by the coding sequence GTGACTGCCCAAACTTCCGCCTGGGAGGAGCGTCTGCTCCAGCAGGCCCTGCCCCACCTGGCCCTTCACCTGCCCCGGTCGAGCCAGCCCATCCCGTCGGACCCGACCCTGCGCCGGGCCTACCGCCACTGTGCCCGGATCGCCGCCCGACACAGCCGCTCCTTTACCTGGGCTTCGGCCCTCCTGCCCCCGGCGAAGCGGCAGGCCATCCGCGCCCTCTACGCCTTCTGTCGCACCACCGACGACCTGGTGGACCGGCCCCAGGGCGAGCCCACCCGGCAACTGGAAGCCTGGGAACAGCGCCTGGCCCACCCCGATCCCGACGACCCCGTGCCCTGGGCCTGGGCCGATACCCGGGTGCGCCACGCCGTGCCGGACGCCTACGCCCGCCAGCTCATCCACGGCGTCTCCCGGGATCTCTACCAGCACCGCTACGAGACCTTCGCCGACCTGGCCGTCTACTGCTATGGGGTGGCATCCACCGTGGGGTTGATGAGCATGCACATCGTCGGCTTCGCCGGCCCCGAAGCTGTCCCCTACGCGGTGAAGCTGGGGGTGGCCCTCCAGCTCACCAACATCCTGCGGGATGTGGCCGAGGACTACCGCAACGGCCGGATTTACCTGCCCCAGGCAGAACTGGCGGCCTTTGGCCTGGATGAAACCGACCTGGCCCGGGGGGTGGTGACGCCAGCCTGGCGGGCCTTCATGCAGATGCAGATTGCCCGCAACCGTCGCCTCTACGCCGAGGCCTGGCCGGGGATTCGCCTGCTGAACCCCGATGGACGCCTGGCCATAGCTGCGGCCGCCGACCTCTACCGGGCCATCCTGGACGACATCGAGGCCCACGATTACGACGTGTTCAGCCGTCGCGCCCACATCGGCACATGGGCCAAGGTGCGGCGGGTGGCCCGTCTCTGGCTTCTTCACAAATAG
- a CDS encoding type II toxin-antitoxin system VapC family toxin, translating to MEVVVDASVIIAVIANEPQKQRLITLTTGADLIAPFSIHWEIGNAFSAILKKGRITLHQAIRAIAIYQNIPIRFAEIELEKSLKIAAELNIYAYDAYLICCALKYNAPLLSLDQNLVRLAQMQGVNVIEVEP from the coding sequence ATGGAAGTCGTGGTCGACGCATCAGTCATCATCGCCGTTATCGCCAATGAACCTCAAAAACAAAGACTTATCACTCTCACCACTGGCGCAGACTTAATCGCCCCTTTTTCAATCCATTGGGAAATCGGGAATGCGTTCTCCGCAATCCTCAAGAAGGGACGAATCACCTTGCATCAAGCGATTCGGGCCATTGCGATCTACCAAAACATCCCGATACGTTTTGCCGAAATCGAATTGGAGAAATCGCTAAAAATCGCTGCTGAGTTGAACATCTATGCTTACGATGCTTACTTGATCTGCTGTGCCTTGAAATACAACGCTCCCCTACTTTCTCTGGATCAAAATTTGGTTCGACTGGCACAGATGCAAGGAGTGAACGTGATAGAGGTGGAGCCATGA
- a CDS encoding alpha/beta hydrolase, with protein sequence MHPIRDPELAAGLAAFEQLVPGGINLDDIPAARRFLAEMNAAMAAEAPPIPGVVSRDEHAPGPAGAPDVMVRVYEPEDRPEILPALLWIHGGGYVLGSVEQDDLKAKSLALSLNCVVASVEYRLAPEHPFPAPLEDCYAALKWLAASADQLGVNPKRIAIGGASAGGGLAAGLGLLARDRGEVDVCYQLLIYPMLDDTNVKPAGPGTPDAPLWTRANNLIGWRSYLGQEPGSEGISTYAAPFRAQDVSGLPPTFVGVGTPDLFRDEDIAYAQRLMQAGVPTELHVYADGFHAFDLFAPESDAAQRFTAEYTRLLKRALHS encoded by the coding sequence ATGCATCCCATCCGTGATCCAGAGCTGGCGGCCGGACTGGCCGCGTTTGAACAACTGGTGCCCGGTGGCATCAACCTGGATGACATCCCTGCCGCTCGGCGCTTTCTGGCCGAGATGAACGCAGCCATGGCGGCCGAAGCGCCACCTATCCCCGGCGTGGTGAGCCGCGATGAACACGCCCCTGGCCCGGCGGGCGCGCCCGATGTGATGGTCCGGGTCTACGAGCCGGAAGACCGGCCCGAAATCTTGCCTGCCCTGCTGTGGATCCACGGGGGCGGTTATGTGCTGGGCAGCGTCGAACAGGATGACCTCAAGGCAAAGAGCCTGGCCCTTTCGTTGAACTGCGTGGTAGCTTCAGTGGAGTATCGTTTGGCGCCGGAACATCCGTTCCCCGCGCCCCTGGAAGATTGCTACGCCGCCCTCAAATGGCTGGCTGCCAGTGCGGATCAACTTGGCGTCAACCCGAAGCGCATTGCCATCGGCGGGGCCAGCGCCGGCGGCGGACTGGCCGCGGGGCTGGGGCTGCTGGCCCGGGATCGGGGCGAGGTAGACGTCTGCTACCAGCTGCTCATCTACCCCATGCTCGATGACACCAATGTGAAACCGGCCGGGCCGGGGACGCCCGACGCCCCCCTCTGGACCCGGGCCAACAACCTGATCGGATGGCGTTCGTACCTGGGGCAGGAGCCCGGCAGTGAGGGGATTTCGACATACGCTGCGCCCTTCCGTGCCCAGGATGTGAGCGGCCTGCCGCCCACCTTCGTCGGCGTGGGCACACCCGACCTCTTCCGGGACGAGGATATCGCGTACGCCCAGCGGCTGATGCAGGCCGGCGTCCCCACCGAGCTTCACGTCTATGCAGACGGCTTTCACGCCTTTGACCTCTTTGCCCCCGAGTCCGACGCCGCCCAGCGCTTTACCGCGGAGTACACCCGGCTTCTCAAGCGCGCGCTGCACAGCTAG
- a CDS encoding type II toxin-antitoxin system Phd/YefM family antitoxin, with protein MNVYTYSEARQKLATLLDKALQEGAVLIKRKDGQVFVVKPQSPQNSPLDVEGIELNLNADEIIAFVHEGRRTPNP; from the coding sequence ATGAATGTCTACACGTACAGCGAAGCTCGTCAGAAATTGGCCACCCTGCTGGACAAAGCCTTGCAGGAAGGGGCGGTTCTCATCAAGCGCAAGGACGGACAGGTTTTCGTCGTAAAACCCCAAAGCCCACAGAATTCGCCCCTGGATGTGGAGGGAATAGAGCTGAATCTCAACGCCGACGAGATTATCGCCTTTGTGCACGAAGGCAGACGCACCCCGAACCCGTGA
- a CDS encoding Ig-like domain-containing protein, translating to MVRRMRGAVLLALIFLICQVGRPVSAQEDIHLPAFVTNAYLDPGWPEPRRPKLYVTFDRPMDPASVAAALGTEPASTLSLHWQNLTLIASVDSPLIPGVEYHFRLAGTAADLQGDRMGDGLALSYTPPEVLSYASYPTLLARDAPVVLVFNYAMDPESVRQSLSTEPPMDFDWSWSDDGHMLTLTPVAPLPPELDFVLRFQHGLQDSQGEPMPAPPAISFTTPPPILRTYPLDGEWVHPAAAVEMEFEGAMDPASTEAAFHITPAVPGGFSWQDNTLIFRPEQDYLAEHTTYTVTLATTALTADSQPLLRRPFSWSFNTTGRDNVAHFGWGANAQVVDADGRRAIQFSVLNQLPIPVQFELYRLELPQFLDRYASGFRGVAGYEDLLIDFADLPLETRWEQSVARRSTAQYADFAQETQIPPTVAPGLYLLNLTAGQVNDQLLVILSRHVLVIKQAEGQMVAWVTDINGAPAANADVEIYARDGSRLAQGRADAHGLYRTALAQDPQPLMVIARVADDVTAIGLSPEWQSRGDLGWGWWEPAPAAQRYAVHTYTERPIYRPGQTVFFKTIVRQDDDAVIGLPPGGTPLIARLRDARNNLVQSLELTTNGFGTAHGAFQLAEGAMLGDYQVEIALDGENHRQTFKVQDYRKPDYAVAVETHAGQLVVGEMVTVTLSAAYLFGEPVADAQVVLHQFELAPRQWWDPDTREAYTWYESSQPPVHARTDAQGRLTITFTAQMGNTGHPVSWQADLLQTIWGVEASVDDGSHQTGSSLAVFHVYSAAEALTLETDGYFKQPGVPFTVTLTAAGIDGTPVSDRGVELALIPYGRPGAEQRALTPQAGLNTDGEGKVQLPLTVDEPGYYELRADATDSLGNAIGYSTWLYVFDQTSPWITSNQGDLRIRAQQDTFAPGDVARLVVESATDGPALLTVERGTTRREQLVQLHSPLTVVELPVQADDAPNIFVTISTWEAQDTRLTDATWTNLPDSRLRQDQVELHVPVTDKTLRVAILSDGERYGPREEATFAVQVTDEAGQPVVAELSLALVDEAIFALSEDLAGPIFDAFYAEREHGVRTYDGMALIRWLGGGGGGGGDGGLLASPRRDFADTALWLPAIQTDATGRATVTVTLPDNLTRWRMTVKATTGPETQVGEAYTHITTWQPIVVRPLLPRGLTAGDELAISALVQNHDDQVRQLAVGLQGDDALLALQDAVTQTLRLEPGEVKVVGWPAQALIPGQVELTVWAVDEASTLGDSVELPLEIRPLAVPEVINQVGLVEGAFTATVQLPPGALAMSQVRIELSRSIAGSMLQGLEYLTGFPYGCVEQTMSRALPNAVVGRALHQIGIDHSTLAVDLPLLIDAGVQRLYGYQHNDGGWGWWYDDSSQDYQTAWVVFGLAVTAEAGYPVDPQVIDRGVSWLAAHLAEMDLRTRAFALYSMAMAGQGDLEATRSLAAEMEQPGSPQDAFSQAALALSLYRLGLEPLAQEWLDALAAAATVEEDHVYWLNPAEDGHYYQKNMASSVRSTALALSAFVQIRPGHPLEAGIVRWLMAQRRGEGWGSTNETAFTLLALTDHLLANQEAIPDAGYTVQLNGESIAGGALGLGELTGTVIIPAGQMAPGDNQVVLLATAGPLYYTIQQRLYLPQAEIGPAGNVEIRRLYLDPVSGQEVAWVAAGQLVQVLLSVRVSERAFYLLVEDRLPGGLEALNEGLNTTSHVAADFLEPVLYWQEYGYNHKEIWGDRVSFFITELSPGLHTYSYLARATQEGHFLSLPAEAAAMYDTTTWGRSASSVLRIGASE from the coding sequence ATGGTACGTCGAATGAGGGGTGCCGTGTTGCTCGCCCTGATTTTCTTGATCTGTCAGGTGGGGAGACCTGTCTCTGCCCAGGAGGATATCCACCTGCCCGCTTTCGTCACCAATGCCTACCTGGACCCAGGCTGGCCGGAACCGCGGCGCCCGAAGCTGTACGTCACCTTCGACCGGCCCATGGATCCGGCCAGCGTGGCGGCTGCCCTGGGCACGGAGCCGGCCTCGACCCTGTCCCTGCACTGGCAAAATCTCACCCTGATCGCGTCGGTGGATTCTCCCCTCATCCCCGGCGTGGAGTACCATTTCCGTTTAGCCGGTACGGCTGCTGACCTCCAGGGGGATCGCATGGGCGATGGTCTGGCGCTCTCGTACACCCCGCCAGAGGTTCTCTCCTACGCCAGCTATCCCACCCTGTTGGCCCGGGATGCGCCCGTGGTCCTGGTCTTTAACTACGCCATGGATCCCGAGAGCGTCCGGCAGAGCCTGTCCACCGAGCCGCCCATGGACTTCGACTGGAGCTGGAGCGACGACGGCCACATGCTCACTCTGACGCCGGTGGCGCCCCTTCCGCCTGAGCTGGATTTTGTTCTCCGCTTTCAACACGGCCTCCAGGACAGCCAGGGGGAGCCCATGCCCGCTCCGCCGGCCATCTCCTTTACCACACCGCCCCCCATCCTGCGCACCTACCCACTGGATGGCGAATGGGTTCACCCGGCTGCGGCGGTGGAAATGGAGTTCGAGGGAGCCATGGATCCCGCCAGCACCGAAGCGGCTTTTCATATTACTCCTGCTGTCCCCGGCGGCTTCTCCTGGCAGGACAATACCTTGATCTTCCGCCCTGAACAGGACTATCTGGCCGAACACACCACCTACACCGTCACCCTGGCCACGACGGCCCTGACAGCAGACAGCCAGCCCCTCCTGCGCCGCCCCTTTTCCTGGTCGTTCAACACCACCGGGCGGGACAATGTGGCCCATTTTGGCTGGGGCGCCAATGCCCAGGTGGTGGATGCAGATGGCCGTCGGGCGATCCAGTTCTCTGTGCTCAATCAACTGCCTATCCCTGTTCAGTTCGAGCTGTACCGGTTGGAGCTTCCCCAATTCCTGGATCGCTACGCTTCCGGGTTTCGGGGCGTGGCCGGATACGAAGATCTCCTGATCGATTTCGCAGATCTGCCCCTGGAAACCCGTTGGGAGCAATCTGTCGCCCGCCGGTCCACCGCCCAGTACGCAGACTTCGCCCAGGAAACCCAGATCCCGCCCACTGTGGCGCCCGGCCTGTACCTCCTGAACCTGACGGCTGGCCAGGTGAACGATCAGCTCCTGGTGATCCTGAGCCGGCATGTCCTGGTGATCAAACAGGCCGAAGGCCAGATGGTGGCTTGGGTGACGGATATCAACGGGGCGCCAGCGGCAAACGCCGACGTGGAAATCTACGCCCGGGATGGGTCCCGGCTGGCCCAGGGCAGGGCCGACGCCCACGGCCTCTATCGGACGGCCCTGGCGCAAGATCCCCAGCCCCTCATGGTGATTGCCCGGGTGGCCGATGACGTGACCGCCATCGGCCTGAGCCCCGAGTGGCAGAGCCGAGGGGATCTGGGGTGGGGATGGTGGGAGCCGGCACCGGCCGCGCAGCGCTACGCTGTCCATACCTACACCGAGCGCCCCATCTATCGCCCGGGACAGACGGTGTTTTTTAAGACCATTGTCCGACAGGATGACGACGCGGTCATCGGCCTGCCACCTGGCGGCACGCCCCTCATCGCCCGCCTGCGGGACGCCCGCAACAACCTGGTCCAGAGCCTGGAGCTGACCACAAATGGCTTCGGGACTGCCCATGGCGCCTTCCAGCTGGCCGAGGGGGCCATGCTGGGCGACTACCAGGTGGAGATCGCCCTGGATGGCGAAAACCACCGCCAGACATTCAAGGTCCAGGATTACCGCAAGCCGGACTACGCCGTGGCGGTGGAAACCCATGCCGGCCAGCTGGTGGTGGGTGAGATGGTTACGGTGACCCTCTCCGCGGCCTATCTGTTTGGCGAGCCGGTGGCCGATGCTCAGGTGGTCCTCCACCAGTTTGAGCTGGCCCCTCGCCAGTGGTGGGACCCGGACACCCGGGAAGCGTACACGTGGTATGAGTCGTCCCAGCCGCCCGTGCACGCGCGTACCGATGCCCAGGGCCGTCTCACCATCACCTTCACTGCCCAGATGGGCAACACAGGGCATCCTGTCTCCTGGCAGGCAGACCTGCTCCAGACCATCTGGGGCGTGGAAGCCAGCGTGGATGACGGCAGCCATCAGACCGGGAGCAGTCTGGCCGTTTTCCATGTCTACAGCGCTGCCGAAGCCCTGACGTTGGAGACGGATGGCTACTTCAAGCAACCCGGCGTGCCCTTCACGGTTACCCTGACGGCGGCAGGCATTGACGGAACGCCGGTGAGCGACCGTGGGGTGGAACTCGCGCTGATCCCCTACGGCCGACCTGGCGCGGAACAGAGGGCATTGACGCCCCAGGCTGGCCTCAATACCGACGGCGAGGGCAAGGTCCAGTTGCCACTGACGGTGGATGAGCCGGGCTATTACGAGTTGCGAGCAGACGCCACCGACAGCCTGGGGAACGCCATCGGCTACAGCACCTGGCTCTATGTCTTCGACCAGACCAGCCCGTGGATCACGTCGAACCAGGGCGACCTGCGCATCCGGGCCCAGCAGGATACCTTCGCACCGGGTGATGTGGCCCGCCTGGTGGTGGAGTCCGCTACCGACGGTCCCGCCCTCTTGACCGTGGAAAGGGGCACCACCCGTCGGGAGCAACTGGTCCAGCTCCACAGCCCGCTCACCGTCGTCGAACTGCCCGTTCAGGCCGACGACGCCCCCAACATCTTTGTCACCATCAGCACCTGGGAGGCCCAGGATACCCGCCTCACCGACGCCACCTGGACCAACTTGCCCGACAGCCGGCTACGCCAGGACCAGGTGGAGCTGCATGTGCCGGTCACCGACAAGACGCTGCGCGTGGCCATCCTGTCCGACGGGGAGCGTTACGGGCCCCGGGAGGAGGCCACCTTCGCTGTCCAGGTGACGGACGAGGCCGGCCAGCCTGTGGTAGCAGAGCTCTCCCTGGCGCTGGTGGATGAGGCCATCTTTGCCCTGAGTGAGGATCTGGCGGGGCCAATTTTCGATGCCTTCTACGCAGAGCGGGAACATGGGGTGCGCACCTACGACGGCATGGCGCTGATACGCTGGCTGGGCGGTGGGGGCGGCGGCGGCGGGGACGGCGGGCTGCTGGCCTCGCCTCGGCGGGATTTCGCCGACACGGCCCTGTGGCTGCCGGCGATTCAGACCGACGCCACAGGCAGGGCCACGGTGACCGTGACCCTGCCGGACAATCTGACCCGCTGGCGCATGACGGTCAAAGCCACGACCGGCCCGGAGACCCAGGTCGGTGAGGCGTACACCCACATCACCACCTGGCAGCCCATTGTGGTCCGCCCCTTGTTGCCTCGTGGGCTGACTGCCGGCGACGAGCTGGCCATCTCCGCCCTCGTCCAGAACCATGACGACCAGGTGCGCCAACTGGCCGTGGGCCTCCAGGGCGACGATGCCCTCCTGGCTCTCCAGGACGCCGTCACCCAGACCCTCCGCCTGGAGCCGGGGGAGGTGAAGGTGGTGGGCTGGCCTGCCCAAGCGCTCATACCCGGCCAGGTGGAGCTGACGGTCTGGGCTGTGGACGAGGCCTCCACCTTGGGCGACAGCGTCGAGCTGCCGCTGGAGATTCGCCCCCTGGCCGTGCCCGAGGTCATCAACCAGGTGGGCCTGGTCGAGGGGGCATTCACGGCGACCGTGCAGCTTCCGCCAGGGGCCCTTGCCATGAGCCAGGTCCGGATCGAGCTGAGTCGCTCCATCGCCGGGAGCATGCTCCAGGGCCTGGAATATCTGACGGGCTTTCCCTATGGCTGTGTCGAACAGACCATGAGCCGGGCCTTGCCGAATGCGGTGGTCGGCCGGGCCCTTCACCAGATCGGCATCGACCATTCAACCCTGGCGGTCGATCTGCCTCTGCTCATCGACGCCGGCGTGCAGCGGCTGTACGGCTACCAGCACAACGACGGCGGTTGGGGCTGGTGGTATGACGACAGCAGCCAGGACTATCAGACGGCCTGGGTGGTCTTTGGGCTGGCCGTCACGGCCGAGGCGGGGTATCCGGTAGATCCCCAGGTGATCGACCGGGGTGTGTCTTGGCTGGCTGCCCATCTGGCGGAAATGGATCTGCGCACCCGTGCCTTTGCCCTGTACAGCATGGCCATGGCCGGCCAGGGGGATCTGGAAGCCACCCGGTCCCTGGCGGCGGAGATGGAACAGCCTGGCTCGCCCCAGGATGCCTTCAGCCAGGCCGCGCTGGCCCTTTCCCTGTATCGACTGGGCCTGGAACCCCTGGCCCAGGAGTGGTTGGATGCCCTCGCGGCGGCCGCCACGGTGGAGGAAGACCATGTCTACTGGTTGAATCCGGCGGAGGACGGCCACTACTACCAGAAGAACATGGCCTCCAGCGTACGCAGCACTGCCCTGGCCCTCAGCGCCTTCGTCCAGATTCGGCCGGGTCATCCCCTGGAAGCTGGCATCGTGCGCTGGCTGATGGCCCAACGCCGGGGCGAGGGATGGGGCAGCACCAATGAGACGGCTTTCACCCTCCTGGCGCTGACGGATCATCTGCTGGCCAATCAGGAAGCGATCCCGGATGCCGGCTACACGGTTCAGTTGAATGGGGAGTCCATAGCCGGCGGGGCGTTGGGGCTCGGTGAACTGACCGGCACGGTGATCATCCCGGCTGGACAGATGGCACCTGGCGACAATCAGGTGGTCCTCCTGGCCACGGCCGGCCCCCTGTACTACACCATTCAGCAGCGCCTGTATCTGCCCCAGGCCGAGATTGGGCCGGCGGGCAATGTGGAAATCCGCCGTCTTTACCTGGACCCGGTCAGCGGTCAGGAAGTGGCGTGGGTGGCCGCGGGGCAGTTGGTGCAGGTTCTGTTAAGTGTGCGGGTGTCGGAGCGGGCCTTTTACCTTCTGGTAGAGGATCGGCTGCCCGGTGGGCTGGAGGCACTGAATGAAGGGCTCAACACAACCAGCCACGTGGCTGCTGATTTCTTGGAGCCGGTTCTGTACTGGCAGGAATATGGGTACAACCACAAGGAGATTTGGGGCGATCGGGTGAGCTTCTTCATCACAGAGCTGAGCCCGGGGTTACACACCTACTCCTACCTGGCCCGGGCCACCCAGGAGGGGCACTTCCTGTCCCTGCCGGCAGAGGCGGCCGCCATGTACGACACGACGACCTGGGGCCGTTCTGCCAGTTCGGTCCTCCGCATCGGGGCCAGCGAGTAG
- a CDS encoding GNAT family N-acetyltransferase, producing MITVRLFHPVDWPDVWRILEPVFRAGETYSFARDISEEEAHRHWVEIPAATFVAQDEDGQILGTYYIKPNQPGQGSHVCNCGYVVGQHARGRGIASTMCQHSQEEARRRGFRAMQFNLVVSTNQGAVRLWQKLGFEIVGTLPEAFRHPTYGYVDAYVMYKLLVPSVRRSHKDM from the coding sequence ATGATCACTGTTCGACTCTTTCATCCTGTGGACTGGCCCGACGTCTGGCGTATCCTGGAGCCGGTCTTCCGCGCCGGCGAAACCTACAGCTTTGCCAGGGATATTTCTGAGGAAGAAGCGCACAGGCACTGGGTAGAGATCCCTGCTGCCACCTTTGTGGCCCAAGATGAAGACGGCCAGATTCTTGGCACCTACTACATCAAACCCAATCAACCAGGACAGGGATCCCACGTCTGCAACTGTGGCTATGTGGTAGGTCAGCATGCCCGGGGTCGGGGCATCGCGTCCACCATGTGTCAGCATTCGCAGGAGGAAGCCCGTCGCCGTGGCTTTCGGGCCATGCAGTTCAACCTGGTTGTGTCCACCAACCAGGGCGCTGTGCGTCTCTGGCAAAAGCTCGGTTTCGAGATCGTCGGTACCCTGCCGGAAGCTTTCCGGCACCCAACATATGGCTATGTAGATGCCTATGTCATGTACAAGCTGCTTGTCCCCTCAGTACGCAGGTCACACAAGGATATGTGA